The region GCTTGGCCCCGGGCTTCTTCGCGGGGGCGGAGCTGCCGTTCCCGTTGTTCGGTGTGGTGCCGTTCGACGACGGCTCCGCCGGGGTCTCGGACCCGTCGTCCCCCTGCGGCCGCACCTGCGGCTTCTGACCGACCTGCGGCTTCTGGCCCGGCTTCGGGGCGAGGGCGTTGCGGTTGGCGACGGCCTGCTCGCGCTTCTCCGACTCCTCGGCGTCGATCTTCCGGTAGACGAGGTACTGCTGGCCGAGGGTCCACAGGTTGTTCGAGACCCAGTAGAAGAGGATGGCGAGCGGCAGGAACGGGGCTCCGACGACGACGCCGATCGGGAACACGTACAGCATCAGCTTGTTCATGATCGCTGCCTGCGGGGCGGCCGCCTGAGCCTCCGCCTGGCGGGCGACGGAGTGCCGCGCGGTGATGTGGGTGAAGATGCCCGCCGCGATCATCAGCGGGACCATCACGATCAACATGCTCGGGATGTCCGTACCCAGGCTCTCGAGGCTGGGCGCGCCCTGCAGCGGGACCACCGAGGCGCCGAGCTTGGCGCCGAACAGGTCCGCGTCGATGAACGACTTGACCTCGTCCGCGCCGAAGAAATAGTTCTCCGTCTTGCCCGGCTTGAACTCGCGGAGCACGTGGAACAGGCCGATGAACACCGGCACCTGGACGAGCACGGGGAGGCAGCCGGCCAGCGGGTTCGCGCCGTTCTCGGACTGCAGCTTCTGCATCTCCGCGGCGAGCTTCTGCTTGTCGTTGGCGTACTTCTTCCGGAGCTTCTGCATCTCCGGGGCCATCTCCTGCATCTTGCGCATGGAGCGGACCTGCCCGACGAAGGGCTTGTAGAGGATCAGTCGCAGCGTGAAGACGAGGAACACGACCGACAACGCCCAGGTGATGCCCTTGTCCTCGCCGAGGACGTAGCCGAACGCCTGGTGCCAGACCCACATGATGAAGGACACGGGGTAGTAGATGAAGTTCAGCACGGCGCTTGCTCCTCGCAGTTCCTGGCGCAGTCGTGGGGCTCGTGGTGGGCGCGCGCGGCCCCCGCCGCAGGGTCGGCAGACGCCGCAGGTCCGGGGCCGGCCCGCGCCCGGCGCTCCGGCACGGGGTCCACACCGCCAGGGTGCCACGGTCCGCAGCGCAACAGTCGCAGAACTGCCATACCCGTCCCGCGCAGCGCCCCGTGCACCTGGACGGCCTCGACCGCGTAGGCGCTGCAGCTCGGGTAGAACCGGCAGGTCGGAGGCAGCGCCGGGGAGATCCAGTGCTGGTAGAAGCGTACGGCGCCGATCAGGATGCGGGCGACCGGCCCGGGACGGGGGCCGTCCGCCGTGCTCGTGTCGGTGGTGACGTCGTCCGGTCCCGGCCCCTCGGAGGTGGGATGCCCGGAGACGGGCTCGTCGGAGGCGGGGCCGGTCACGGGCTGCTCGCCGTCGCGCGGAGTTTGCGGAGCGCGGCGCGCAGGCCGGAGTCCAGGTCCTCGCCCAGCTCGGCGGACGTGGCGTCGGCCGCCGGCGGGAGCGCCCGGACGACGAGGAGCGCCCCGGCGGGCAGGTCCGCGATCCGGGGCGCGACGAGGTGTCGGAGGCGACGCGTCACCCGGTGCCGCACGACGGCGTTGCCGACCGCCTTGCTCACGACGAACCCGGCGCGCGCCGAAGTGGACGGCGCGGCCGGGTCCGGGGTGGTACTCACCTGCAGATGTACGACGAGACGGGAGCGTCCGGCCCTGCGGCCACGGCGGATCGTCGAGGCGAAGTCGTCCCGACGGGTCAGCCGGGCGTCGGCCGGAAGCACTCCGACGCCGCGATGATCAGGCGGAGAAGCTCGGCGCGGCCCTTACGGCGGCGCCCAGCGAGGATGGCGCGCCCCGCGCGGGTACGCATGCGCAGCCGGAAACCGTGCGTCTTGGCCCGGCGGCGGTTGTTCGGCTGGAAAGTGCGCTTGCCCTTGCTCACGGTCGGCTCTCCCGGTCGACGGCGTCCTGGCGCGGAG is a window of Pseudonocardia sp. T1-2H DNA encoding:
- the yidD gene encoding membrane protein insertion efficiency factor YidD, yielding MTGPASDEPVSGHPTSEGPGPDDVTTDTSTADGPRPGPVARILIGAVRFYQHWISPALPPTCRFYPSCSAYAVEAVQVHGALRGTGMAVLRLLRCGPWHPGGVDPVPERRARAGPGPAASADPAAGAARAHHEPHDCARNCEEQAPC
- the rnpA gene encoding ribonuclease P protein component — encoded protein: MLPADARLTRRDDFASTIRRGRRAGRSRLVVHLQVSTTPDPAAPSTSARAGFVVSKAVGNAVVRHRVTRRLRHLVAPRIADLPAGALLVVRALPPAADATSAELGEDLDSGLRAALRKLRATASSP
- the yidC gene encoding membrane protein insertase YidC — protein: MLNFIYYPVSFIMWVWHQAFGYVLGEDKGITWALSVVFLVFTLRLILYKPFVGQVRSMRKMQEMAPEMQKLRKKYANDKQKLAAEMQKLQSENGANPLAGCLPVLVQVPVFIGLFHVLREFKPGKTENYFFGADEVKSFIDADLFGAKLGASVVPLQGAPSLESLGTDIPSMLIVMVPLMIAAGIFTHITARHSVARQAEAQAAAPQAAIMNKLMLYVFPIGVVVGAPFLPLAILFYWVSNNLWTLGQQYLVYRKIDAEESEKREQAVANRNALAPKPGQKPQVGQKPQVRPQGDDGSETPAEPSSNGTTPNNGNGSSAPAKKPGAKPVSAKRPGGQGNRSGGGGSRPQAARNKGRKRR